In one Rhopalosiphum padi isolate XX-2018 chromosome 3, ASM2088224v1, whole genome shotgun sequence genomic region, the following are encoded:
- the LOC132927629 gene encoding uncharacterized protein LOC132927629 isoform X1, with amino-acid sequence MTSERTKRRRVKEELESMQFDLNFSKLQKKRQHTYCKEVNVNDDFITNNLHNKYYEENISTPICNSYKQNIEENCFSPGTTFCNFPENNAAFNEPIETINECDLFKRNLCQWAVNFNINHNALDGLLVILKNVSTLSQLPKDSRSILDTRKMNETQCLTTINPGLYYHFGLKSAILEHFKFISTNNIDVIKIVIGIDGLPISKSSASQLWPILGYIRPFKNSVFPIGIYWGHEKPEDSNLYLKQFCVEAKELLTNGVNINGVIFKVLIDGFSLDAPAKSFVLKVKGHSGYDSCTRCIEEGEYLKNRSCFPYTASSEKKRTHDDYISMKYEEHHVGNTISILSDLPGVNIVDAFALDYMHLVCIGIMKKLIQLWMNKGPLNVRIPSSVVKIISDQLVSFKKSVPCDFSRKPRALNELPRFKATELRQILLYTGQVVFKDSINSNCYMHFMALNIAMTILLSDNMKKKYIHFARNLLKYFVQNFENLYGRHFISHNVHGLLHISDDYTNFGPIDNISAFPFENYMKSLKKIIKKHDKPLQQIIKRFYEQKNVNTPKNTNTEIIFKNEHTNGPMLNDLIAPQFKIVHLLNTKIKTTCIADQFILTIDNNIMKVLNIAHTKDTNEVVFIGKIFQSKKPFYEEPLSSDTFNIYIIDNLSNELCWIPMKNFKKKVMLLEKCNETIALPIIHSINDD; translated from the exons atgACAAGTGAAAGAACAAAAAGGAGAAGAGTTAAGGAAGAGCTAGAATCTATGCAGTTTGAtcttaacttttcaaaattgcAAAAGAAAAGACAACATACTTATTGTAAAGAAGTGAATGTGAATGatgattttattactaataatctgCATAACAAATACTATGAAGAAAACATCAGTACTCCaatatgtaatagttataaacaaaatattgaagaaaattGTTTCAGTCCTGGAACAACATTTTGTAAT tttcctGAGAATAATGCTGCATTTAATGAACCAATTGAAACTATTAATGAATGTGATTTATTCAAGCGTAATTTGTGTCAGTGGGcagtaaattttaacataaatcataatgctTTGGATGGattattggttattttgaaaaatgtgtcAACATTATCACAACTTCCTAAAGATTCACGTAGTATTTTAGATACCAGAAAAATGAACGAGACACAGTGCTTAACTACAATAAATCCTGGTTTATATTACCATTTTGGTTTGAAATCAGCTATTttggaacattttaaatttatttcaacaaataatatagatGTTATCAAAATAGTTATTGGCATTGATGGCTTGCCAATCTCAAAAAGTAGTGCAAGTCAATTATGGCCCATTTTGGGGTATATACGCCCATTCAAGAATTCTGTGTTTCCAATTGGTATATACTGGGGCCATGAAAAGCCTGaagattctaatttatatttaaaacaattttgtgtaGAAGCTAAAGAGTTATTGACAAATGGAGTTAATATTAATGGAgtgatttttaaagttttaatcgaTGGATTTTCTCTAGACGCCCCGGCTAAGTCGTTTGTGCTAAAAGTCAAGGGTCACAGTGGTTATGATTCGTGCACCCGGTGCATAGAAGAAGGcgagtatttgaaaaatagatcATGTTTTCCATACACAGCAAGTAGTGAAAAAAAACGCACACATGACGACTACATCAGTATGAAATATGAAGAACATCATGTTGGGAATACAATCTCAATTTTATCAGATTTACCTGGTGTAAATATTGTTGATGCATTTGCGTTAGATTACATGCATCTTGTTTGCATaggtattatgaaaaaattaatccaATTATGGATGAACAAAGGACCATTGAACGTTCGTATACCTAGTtctgttgtaaaaataatatcagacCAATTGGTATCATTTAAAAAGAGTGTCCCTTGTGATTTTTCCCGAAAACCCAGGGCCTTAAATGAATTACCAAGATTTAAGGCCACAGAACTGCGTCAAATCCTTTTGTATACTGGACAGGTCGTTTTCAAAGACAGCATAAACAGCAACTGTTATATGCATTTCATGGCACTTAACATAGCTATGACCATATTATTAAgtgataatatgaaaaaaaagtacatacATTTTGCTAGAAATTTActcaaatattttgttcaaaattttgaaaatctctATGGCAGACATTTTATTTCGCATAATGTTCATGGGCTTTTACATATCTCTGATGACTATACCAATTTTGGCCCTATCGACAACATAAGTGCGTTtccttttgaaaattatatgaagtccctcaaaaaaattataaaaaaacacgaTAAACCActacaacaaataattaaaagattctatgaacaaaaaaatgtaaatactcctaaaaatactaatacagaaattatttttaaaaatgaacacaCAAATGGACCTatgttaaatgatttaatagcaccacaatttaaaattgtccatttacttaatacaaaaattaaaacaacatgTATAGCTgatcaatttatattaactatagataataatattatgaaagtcTTAAACATAGCTCATACCAAAGATACCAATGAAGTAGTTTTTATTGGGAAAATATTCCAAtctaaaaaaccattttatgaAGAACCACTAAGCTcagatacttttaatatttatattattgataatttatctaATGAACTATGTTGGATTccaatgaaaaattttaaaaaaaaggttatgttattggaaaaatgtaatgaaacaaTAGCTTTGCCtattatacattcaattaatgatgattaa
- the LOC132927629 gene encoding uncharacterized protein LOC132927629 isoform X2, with protein MTYHIVIFKKENAVEVVPSHWLSKDGITCAWPHRNLDPKKQIEKKTNPNTSDFNWYDVRILAKDIASLKDAKIKCSKATFTSDLSENENKETRKFRCKILDDDDNSFHLKKKRKNLSAHIQPPKLSSPPKLIADTDNSDYDDSDTDRTFGLPIMNSCIKKSPIKHFEVKMSDKQQNMSKNNIYRSPSRKLSLDGPSSNIIKLNSPSSGKWKVIDINNSSSTKFSRRKLNFDSMSQNINGNCNSNRRVSQSPKHFENINTDLLKSPTGNWRINDHNIDDVATTQVDFNTSPMSCSLNTNEVLAIDGLKSTLINLTRSITNIKYDMKNCMIKIDRIENMLSDIHTNQNKSFSKEVNYFVNESIYKFPMTNIDELNMFEEKLGDIEFRQKVIHYLSRLERESVSDMTRQIMSKLFHNNLLSKFSYAGQKQKMVFATLHSCSIIFETVRIVHKHRNCTDQEILKPMKFFMANAKFREEKKQQKHHSF; from the exons ATGACTTATCATatagtaatattcaaaaaagaaaATGCAGTTGAAGTTGTACCATCTCATTGGCTGTCAAAAGATGGAATTACTTGTGCTTGGCCACATAGAAATTTAGATCCAAAAAAacagattgaaaaaaaaacaaaccctAATACATCAGATTTTAATTGGTATGATGTTCGTATTTTAGCAAAAGATATTG CAAGTTTAAAAGAtgccaaaataaaatgtagtaaagCAACTTTTACTTCGGATTTAtcagaaaatgaaaataaagaaaCTAGAAAATTTCGATGCAAAATacttgatgatgatgataatagttttcatttaaaaaaaaaaagaaaaaatcttTCCGCACATATACAACCGCCAAAACTATCTAGTCCTCCCAAATTAATTGCTGATACag acaattcaGATTATGATGACTCTGATACTGACCGTACATTTGGTCTTCCAATTATGAATTCAT gtattaagaagtctccaataaaacattttgaagtaaaaatgagTGATAAGCAACAAAACAtgtcaaaaaacaatatttatcgaTCTCCTTCTCGAAAGTTATCTCTTGATg gaCCAagctcaaatattattaaattaaactcacCATCATCAGGAAAATGGAAAgtgattgatattaataattcaagttccacTAAGTTTTCAAGAAGAAAGCTAAATTTTGATTCAATGTCACAAAACATAAATGGGAACTGTAATAGTAATCGCCGTGTCAGTCAGTCTCCAAAACATTTTG AAAACATAAATACAGATTTGCTTAAGTCCCCTACAGGAAACTGGCGCataaatgatcataatattgATGATGTTGCTACTACTCAAGTTGATTTTAACACGTCACCCATGTCTTGTAGTCTTAATACTAACGAAGTCTTAGCTATTGatg gtttaaaaagtactttaataaatttgacTCGTTCTATTACAAACATCAAGTATGATatgaaaaattgtatgataaaaattgaTAGGATTGAAAATATGTTGAGTGATATtcatacaaatcaaaataaatctttCTCAAAagaagttaattattttgtcaatgaaagtatttataaattcccAATGACAAATATTGATGAGCTGAATATGTTTGAAGAAAAATTAGGTGACATAGAATTTCGTCAGAAAGTG aTACATTACTTGAGTAGACTAGAACGTGAAAGTGTTTCAGATATGACGCGACAAATAATGTCCaagttatttcataataatttgttatcaaaatTTTCGTATGCaggacaaaaacaaaaaatggtcTTTGCTACTTTACATTCCTGTTCTATcatatttg aaactgTAAGAATTGTACATAAACATCGGAATTGCACTGATCAAGAAATATTAAAGCCAATGAAGTTTTTCATGGCAAATGCAAAATTCAGAGAAGAGAAGAAACAACAAAAACATCActctttttaa